The following are encoded in a window of Qipengyuania soli genomic DNA:
- a CDS encoding bleomycin resistance protein, producing MADRATPNLPARDFDATEKFYAALGFERTWRDNGWMILCRGDLQLEFFPWPDFDPATSSFGSCLRVDDFAGLMEAVVAAGIPNTRQGFPRYHPPQREASGLEIAYLIDPDCSLLRLIQNP from the coding sequence ATGGCCGATCGCGCCACGCCCAACCTGCCCGCACGCGATTTCGATGCGACGGAGAAGTTCTACGCAGCGCTCGGCTTCGAGCGGACCTGGCGCGACAATGGCTGGATGATCCTTTGCCGGGGCGACCTGCAGCTCGAATTCTTCCCTTGGCCCGACTTCGATCCGGCGACGAGTTCCTTTGGCTCGTGCTTGCGCGTCGACGACTTTGCCGGCTTGATGGAAGCTGTGGTCGCCGCGGGGATTCCCAATACCCGCCAAGGCTTTCCGCGGTATCACCCGCCCCAGCGGGAGGCGAGCGGCCTCGAAATCGCCTATCTGATCGACCCGGACTGCTCATTGTTGCGGCTCATCCAGAACCCCTGA
- a CDS encoding pseudouridine synthase: MSDNRLPEEGDRIAKLLARAGVASRREIERMIAEGRVALNGKVLDTPAVKLDNLNGVTVDGKPVGKAQETRLFAFHKPAGMLTTEYDPKGRTTIYDALRNALPKDAGRVMPVGRLDYNTEGLLLLTNDGEVKRAMELPATGVPRTYRARAFGDVTQAQLDELIEGVEIDGIRYGQIEANLERGSGRNRWIEMTLREGKNREVRRVLEHLGLEVNRLLRIGYGPFHIGDLPRGRATEIKRGDVEAFKRELARGFRK; the protein is encoded by the coding sequence ATGTCCGACAACCGACTTCCCGAAGAAGGCGACCGCATCGCCAAGCTGCTCGCGCGTGCGGGCGTGGCCAGCCGTCGCGAGATCGAGCGCATGATCGCCGAGGGCCGCGTCGCGCTCAATGGCAAGGTGCTCGACACGCCAGCCGTGAAGCTGGATAACCTGAACGGGGTCACTGTCGACGGGAAACCGGTCGGCAAGGCGCAGGAAACCCGCCTTTTCGCTTTCCACAAACCAGCCGGAATGCTGACCACGGAATACGACCCCAAGGGGCGGACGACGATCTACGACGCCCTGCGCAACGCCTTGCCCAAGGACGCAGGGCGGGTGATGCCGGTGGGCCGCCTGGACTACAACACAGAGGGCCTCCTGCTCCTGACCAATGACGGCGAGGTAAAGCGCGCGATGGAATTGCCCGCCACCGGCGTTCCGCGCACCTACCGCGCCCGCGCCTTCGGCGACGTAACCCAGGCACAGCTCGACGAACTCATCGAAGGGGTCGAGATCGACGGCATCCGTTACGGGCAGATCGAAGCGAACCTTGAGCGTGGCTCGGGCCGGAACCGCTGGATCGAAATGACCTTGCGCGAAGGCAAGAACCGCGAAGTACGCCGCGTGCTCGAACACCTGGGGCTTGAGGTGAACAGGCTGCTGCGCATCGGCTATGGCCCGTTCCACATCGGCGACCTCCCACGCGGCCGGGCGACAGAGATCAAGCGCGGCGACGTCGAGGCATTCAAGCGCGAGCTGGCGCGCGGTTTCCGCAAGTGA
- a CDS encoding bifunctional folylpolyglutamate synthase/dihydrofolate synthase: MRDFARSDSSAVQEQLDRLGRLSVPEGRLGLDTIRALLARLGDPHKRLPPVFHVAGTNGKGSICAFLRAMLEAQGYKVHATISPHLVRYNERIRVAGELISDERLAELLAEVLDVGEDLNPSFFEVTIAAAFAEFARVPADACVVEVGLGGRFDATNVLEPEVLAACGIAALGIDHERFLLAPEEGVPEAPMARIAFEKVGIAKPGVPLIALGPTQSAAAVIFEVAERVGAPIIMEGVDFRILADGQNFAVVDADSQIVLPLPSLSGAHQVSNAGLAIAMLHHQRSIPVSHEAMVKGVRSARWPARLQRMAEGPLTGGREVWLDGGHNPSAGLALANHFRGQRFHLVIGMLSAKDPASLVGPLGKSIASISVVPVPGHEWHGVDVFGPEARSAGSLPEAFEKLPRDELPVLVAGSLYLAGEALRLNEEFPD, encoded by the coding sequence ATGCGGGATTTCGCCCGCTCCGACAGTTCTGCCGTCCAGGAGCAGCTCGACCGGCTGGGCCGTCTTTCCGTGCCCGAGGGGCGTCTGGGCCTCGACACCATCCGCGCCCTGCTTGCGCGCCTGGGCGATCCGCACAAGCGTCTCCCGCCCGTGTTCCATGTCGCGGGGACTAACGGCAAGGGTTCGATCTGCGCCTTCCTGCGCGCCATGCTGGAGGCACAAGGGTACAAGGTCCACGCGACAATCAGCCCGCATCTCGTCCGCTACAACGAACGAATCCGGGTCGCAGGCGAGCTCATTTCCGATGAACGCCTCGCGGAATTGCTGGCGGAGGTGCTGGATGTCGGGGAAGACCTCAATCCCAGCTTCTTCGAGGTCACTATCGCCGCCGCATTCGCCGAATTCGCGCGCGTGCCTGCGGACGCCTGCGTGGTCGAGGTCGGACTTGGCGGTCGTTTCGACGCGACCAACGTACTCGAGCCCGAAGTTCTCGCTGCATGCGGAATCGCAGCCCTTGGCATCGACCACGAGCGCTTCCTTCTGGCACCGGAAGAAGGTGTGCCGGAAGCACCCATGGCGCGGATCGCTTTCGAGAAGGTCGGCATCGCCAAGCCAGGAGTGCCGCTGATTGCACTCGGCCCCACGCAAAGCGCTGCAGCGGTAATCTTCGAAGTTGCCGAAAGGGTCGGCGCTCCGATCATCATGGAAGGCGTGGATTTCCGGATCCTGGCGGACGGGCAGAACTTCGCTGTGGTCGATGCCGACTCCCAGATAGTCCTGCCCCTGCCTTCCCTGTCCGGTGCGCATCAGGTGAGTAACGCGGGATTGGCCATCGCCATGCTGCATCATCAGCGCAGCATTCCCGTAAGCCACGAGGCGATGGTCAAAGGTGTTCGTTCGGCCCGGTGGCCTGCCCGACTGCAACGAATGGCTGAAGGACCACTCACAGGTGGACGAGAAGTCTGGCTCGACGGAGGCCATAATCCGAGTGCCGGGCTGGCTCTTGCGAACCATTTCCGGGGGCAGCGCTTCCACCTCGTCATCGGAATGTTGTCGGCCAAGGATCCTGCGTCGCTCGTAGGTCCGCTCGGCAAGTCGATTGCCAGCATTTCCGTGGTTCCGGTTCCGGGACACGAGTGGCACGGCGTCGACGTATTCGGTCCGGAAGCGCGGAGTGCCGGAAGCCTTCCAGAAGCTTTCGAGAAGCTTCCCCGGGACGAGTTGCCTGTCCTGGTCGCAGGTTCGCTCTACCTCGCGGGCGAGGCCCTGCGGCTCAACGAAGAGTTCCCGGATTAG
- a CDS encoding outer membrane protein, which yields MRKIALLGAVAVAAVAVPAQANESRAEVRGGIAWAAGQEEAVLGVAAGHDFDLGTTAFFGVEGSADKILVDGSDIVWGATGRLGAKVGTAGKIYGTAGYSFGDGDAFHAGAGYQHKLGSAAYLKVEYRHFFDDVVDVNTAAVGLGLTF from the coding sequence ATGCGTAAGATCGCTCTGCTTGGCGCCGTTGCAGTTGCAGCCGTCGCCGTCCCCGCGCAGGCCAATGAAAGCCGCGCCGAAGTCCGTGGCGGCATCGCCTGGGCTGCGGGCCAGGAAGAAGCAGTTCTCGGCGTTGCTGCCGGTCACGATTTCGACCTCGGCACCACCGCATTCTTCGGCGTCGAAGGTTCGGCCGACAAGATTCTCGTCGACGGTTCGGACATCGTCTGGGGCGCGACCGGTCGTCTGGGCGCCAAGGTCGGCACCGCCGGCAAGATCTACGGCACCGCTGGCTACAGCTTCGGTGACGGCGACGCCTTCCACGCCGGTGCCGGCTACCAGCACAAGCTGGGCTCGGCTGCCTACCTCAAGGTTGAGTACCGTCACTTCTTCGACGACGTCGTCGACGTGAACACCGCTGCCGTCGGCCTCGGTCTCACCTTCTGA
- a CDS encoding AmpG family muropeptide MFS transporter produces MAEVAETKKISGMRALGMALGNRKTGFMLLFGFSSGLPFALFLGTLFAWLTEAEVELETMGIFSLIGLAYAFQFLWSPLIDKVDLPLLRKLGKRKQWIVPMQLLLGAILVTMSLLDPRSQLGMFSLLAGIGAFASATQDIAINAWRIDVADEKATIDVLSTIYQMGYRLSSLVGGALGLIIAARIGWPETYLMMGAILLVAGAICLMAPNADGDAAQTSAFGDEQVRALRKAGEIEPAIRNRALALVGLLWAGAIGVVLAFMIMSMTYAPEDRPNPTDFTLNVGPWIIVATIVLPALIAGWLASQQRKGMHLLAEDAPPASGTAYALDHLYRALVLPLVEFVGRMGWSLVLILAVVLTYRICDAIWGTFAYPFYLGELQYTNDEVAFASKFFGVGAIILGLALGGWLLTVVGRMPTLLLGGILAALTNLLYADLAAGGANMGALSSMIGFTALVESFPGGSEKLARLMITIGFENLAIGIAGAAYIAWLSSIVSKKFSAVQYALLSSLTLLVGTLGRGALGEMIEKQGFYDVFVLTTWIGLGAAVLVCIEWWRESRSKAAAGIVAPEAGETGQAG; encoded by the coding sequence ATGGCTGAGGTCGCGGAGACAAAGAAGATATCGGGCATGCGCGCGCTCGGCATGGCGCTGGGCAATCGCAAGACCGGCTTCATGCTGCTTTTCGGCTTTTCCAGCGGTCTTCCATTCGCCCTTTTCCTGGGCACGCTGTTCGCCTGGCTGACCGAGGCGGAAGTCGAGCTGGAGACGATGGGTATCTTCTCGCTCATCGGGCTTGCATATGCCTTCCAGTTCCTGTGGTCGCCGCTGATCGACAAGGTCGACCTCCCGCTGCTGCGCAAGTTGGGCAAGCGCAAGCAGTGGATCGTGCCGATGCAGCTGCTGTTGGGGGCCATCCTGGTCACGATGAGCCTGCTCGACCCGCGCAGCCAGCTGGGAATGTTCTCCCTCCTTGCGGGCATCGGTGCCTTTGCGAGCGCAACACAGGACATTGCGATAAACGCCTGGCGTATCGACGTGGCGGACGAGAAGGCCACGATCGACGTCCTTTCGACCATCTACCAGATGGGCTACCGTCTATCGTCACTCGTGGGCGGCGCGCTCGGCCTCATTATCGCGGCACGCATCGGCTGGCCCGAGACATACCTGATGATGGGTGCAATCCTGCTGGTGGCGGGCGCGATCTGCCTGATGGCGCCGAACGCCGATGGCGACGCCGCGCAGACCAGTGCTTTCGGGGACGAGCAGGTTCGTGCGCTGCGCAAGGCCGGCGAGATCGAGCCGGCAATCCGCAATCGCGCGCTGGCGCTGGTCGGTCTGCTGTGGGCAGGCGCAATTGGCGTGGTGCTGGCCTTCATGATCATGTCGATGACCTATGCGCCCGAGGACCGGCCCAATCCGACCGACTTCACCTTGAATGTCGGCCCCTGGATTATTGTCGCCACGATCGTGCTGCCCGCACTCATCGCAGGCTGGCTCGCCTCGCAGCAGCGCAAGGGCATGCACCTGCTGGCTGAGGATGCTCCGCCTGCTTCAGGTACAGCTTATGCACTCGATCACCTGTACCGCGCATTGGTGCTGCCGCTCGTCGAATTCGTCGGCAGGATGGGTTGGTCCCTGGTGCTCATCCTTGCGGTCGTGCTTACCTACCGCATCTGCGACGCGATCTGGGGCACCTTCGCCTATCCATTCTATCTCGGCGAACTGCAGTACACGAACGACGAGGTGGCCTTCGCGTCCAAGTTCTTCGGTGTCGGCGCCATCATCCTCGGCCTCGCCCTCGGTGGCTGGCTGCTGACTGTGGTCGGGCGGATGCCGACGCTGCTCCTCGGCGGGATCCTGGCTGCTCTGACCAACCTGCTCTACGCCGACCTCGCCGCAGGCGGAGCGAACATGGGTGCGCTGAGCAGCATGATCGGGTTCACGGCCCTGGTCGAAAGCTTCCCGGGTGGCTCGGAGAAACTTGCCCGGCTGATGATCACCATCGGCTTCGAGAACCTTGCCATCGGTATCGCCGGGGCCGCCTACATCGCGTGGCTTTCATCGATCGTCTCGAAGAAGTTCAGCGCCGTCCAGTATGCTCTTCTTTCGTCGCTAACCTTGCTCGTTGGCACGCTCGGGCGCGGTGCGCTGGGCGAGATGATCGAGAAGCAGGGCTTCTACGACGTTTTCGTCCTCACGACCTGGATTGGCCTGGGTGCTGCGGTGCTCGTCTGCATCGAGTGGTGGCGCGAAAGCCGGTCGAAGGCTGCCGCCGGGATAGTCGCTCCGGAAGCCGGAGAGACCGGGCAGGCCGGTTAA
- the accD gene encoding acetyl-CoA carboxylase, carboxyltransferase subunit beta: protein MNWFTRVRNSITSLSKRSTDKDLWVKCPGCQQMVFAQEYEENAFVCPRCDHHGRIGADERLSQLLDEGFEVLPIPDVKEDPLKFRDTSKYTDRLKKARANSPHKDAFLVGSGEIEGMPAVVGVQDFGFMGGSMGMAVGTAFCQGAERALKRKCPYIVVTAAGGARMQEGILSLMQMPKATVMTRRLKEAGLPYIVVLTDPTTGGVTASYAMLGDVHLAEPGALIGFAGQRVIQDTIREQLPDGFQRAEYLHKHGMVDMVVHRHDLKDTLATLIDYLAPAKAA, encoded by the coding sequence ATGAACTGGTTCACCCGCGTCCGCAATTCGATCACCTCGCTGTCCAAGCGCAGCACCGACAAGGACCTGTGGGTCAAATGCCCCGGGTGCCAGCAGATGGTCTTCGCGCAGGAGTACGAGGAAAACGCCTTCGTCTGCCCGCGCTGCGACCACCATGGCCGTATCGGTGCCGACGAGCGCCTGAGCCAGCTGCTGGACGAAGGCTTCGAGGTCCTCCCCATCCCCGATGTGAAGGAAGACCCGCTCAAGTTCCGCGACACGTCGAAGTATACCGACCGCCTCAAGAAGGCCCGCGCCAACAGCCCGCACAAGGATGCCTTCCTCGTCGGTTCCGGTGAAATCGAGGGTATGCCCGCCGTCGTCGGGGTGCAGGATTTCGGCTTCATGGGTGGGTCGATGGGCATGGCCGTGGGCACCGCCTTTTGCCAGGGTGCCGAGCGCGCCCTGAAGCGCAAGTGCCCCTACATCGTCGTGACCGCAGCCGGCGGCGCGCGCATGCAGGAGGGGATCCTCAGCCTCATGCAGATGCCGAAGGCGACCGTTATGACACGCCGTCTCAAGGAAGCGGGCCTGCCCTACATCGTCGTGCTGACCGACCCGACGACCGGCGGTGTCACGGCAAGCTACGCCATGCTGGGCGACGTCCACCTCGCCGAACCGGGTGCACTCATCGGCTTTGCCGGCCAGCGCGTGATCCAGGACACCATCCGCGAGCAATTGCCCGACGGGTTCCAGCGTGCCGAGTACCTGCACAAGCACGGCATGGTCGACATGGTCGTCCATCGGCATGACCTGAAGGACACGCTGGCGACGCTGATCGATTACCTGGCACCCGCCAAGGCCGCCTGA
- the trpB gene encoding tryptophan synthase subunit beta: protein MDTKANSYRTMPDERGHFGDYGGRYVAETLMPLILDLEREYRAAQADPAFQAQFDDLLEHYVGRPSPLYFAERLTEELGGAQVWFKRDELNHTGAHKINNCIGQILLAMRMGKTRIIAETGAGQHGVATATVCARFGLPCTIFMGATDVARQQPNVFRMKLLGAEVVPVTAGAATLKDAMNEALRYWVANVHDTFYIIGTAAGPHPYPELVRDFQSVIGKEARAQMLSRIDRLPDLLVAAIGGGSNALGLFHPFLDDPDVRMLGVEAAGYGLDGDQHAASLLGGFPGILHGNKTYLLQDEDGQITEGHSISAGLDYPGIGPEHAWLKDMGRVEYTAATDEEALDAFQLLCRTEGIIPALEPSHAIAAVAKVAPTMPKDAIILANLCGRGDKDIFTVADKLGVEM from the coding sequence ATGGACACCAAAGCCAATTCCTACCGCACCATGCCCGACGAACGCGGGCATTTCGGCGACTACGGCGGGCGCTATGTCGCCGAGACGCTGATGCCGCTGATCCTCGACCTCGAGCGCGAATACCGCGCCGCGCAGGCCGATCCGGCATTCCAGGCGCAGTTCGACGACCTGCTCGAACACTATGTCGGCCGCCCGAGCCCGCTCTATTTCGCCGAGCGGCTTACGGAAGAGTTGGGCGGCGCGCAGGTCTGGTTCAAGCGCGACGAGCTCAACCACACGGGCGCGCACAAAATCAACAATTGCATCGGGCAGATCCTGCTCGCCATGCGCATGGGCAAGACCCGCATCATTGCCGAGACCGGCGCGGGCCAGCACGGCGTCGCCACCGCCACGGTCTGCGCGCGCTTCGGCCTGCCCTGCACCATCTTCATGGGCGCGACCGACGTTGCCCGCCAGCAGCCCAATGTCTTCCGCATGAAGCTGCTCGGCGCAGAGGTCGTTCCGGTCACCGCCGGGGCCGCCACGCTTAAGGACGCGATGAACGAGGCGCTCCGCTACTGGGTCGCGAACGTCCACGACACCTTCTACATCATCGGCACCGCTGCGGGCCCGCACCCCTATCCCGAGCTCGTCCGCGACTTCCAGAGCGTGATCGGCAAGGAGGCCCGCGCGCAGATGCTCAGCCGCATCGACCGCCTGCCTGACCTGCTGGTTGCAGCGATCGGGGGCGGCTCGAACGCGCTCGGTCTGTTCCACCCCTTCCTCGACGATCCCGACGTGCGCATGCTCGGAGTCGAAGCGGCGGGCTACGGCCTCGACGGCGACCAACACGCCGCGAGCCTGCTCGGCGGATTTCCGGGCATCCTCCACGGCAACAAGACATACCTGCTGCAGGACGAGGACGGCCAGATCACCGAAGGCCACTCGATCAGTGCGGGGCTCGACTATCCCGGGATCGGGCCGGAGCACGCCTGGCTCAAGGACATGGGCCGCGTCGAATACACCGCCGCGACCGACGAAGAGGCGCTCGACGCCTTCCAGCTCCTCTGCCGCACCGAGGGCATCATCCCCGCATTGGAGCCGAGCCACGCCATCGCAGCGGTGGCCAAGGTCGCCCCAACCATGCCCAAGGACGCGATCATCCTCGCGAACCTGTGCGGACGCGGCGACAAGGACATCTTCACCGTGGCCGACAAGCTGGGAGTGGAGATGTGA
- a CDS encoding phosphoribosylanthranilate isomerase, whose product MSAQIKICGVTTTEALEAAIGAGASYVGLNFYPPSPRFADAETAGLLGRTASGRIPLVGVFVDPTDEEIEAAVAHADLAALQLNRTTALRRLRIRERFGLPVWAVIEVESHLDTLAVNHIDAADFMLWDAKTPKGSALPGGMGHSFDWSLIASVTPPLPWGLAGGLDPQNVAEAIAATGAPLVDTASGVERAPGVKDAALIRAFCMAARAA is encoded by the coding sequence GTGTCGGCCCAGATCAAGATTTGCGGCGTGACGACGACCGAGGCACTCGAAGCAGCCATCGGCGCGGGCGCGAGCTATGTCGGCCTGAACTTCTATCCCCCAAGCCCCCGCTTCGCCGATGCCGAGACAGCAGGCCTGCTGGGCAGGACGGCGAGTGGTCGCATCCCGCTTGTCGGCGTCTTCGTCGATCCGACCGATGAGGAAATCGAGGCCGCAGTCGCGCATGCCGATCTCGCCGCTCTCCAGCTCAACCGGACGACAGCCTTGCGCCGGCTACGGATCAGGGAGCGTTTCGGCCTGCCAGTGTGGGCCGTGATCGAGGTCGAGTCCCACCTCGACACTCTGGCCGTCAATCACATCGATGCGGCCGATTTCATGCTCTGGGACGCAAAGACTCCCAAGGGAAGCGCGCTGCCCGGCGGGATGGGACATTCGTTCGACTGGTCGCTGATCGCGTCCGTCACTCCCCCTCTGCCTTGGGGCCTGGCTGGTGGATTGGATCCGCAGAATGTGGCCGAGGCGATCGCGGCGACCGGAGCGCCGCTGGTCGACACGGCGAGCGGCGTCGAGCGCGCGCCGGGCGTCAAGGATGCGGCCCTCATCCGTGCCTTTTGCATGGCGGCGCGAGCCGCATAG
- the rsmD gene encoding 16S rRNA (guanine(966)-N(2))-methyltransferase RsmD — protein sequence MRIIAGEWRGRKLVAPPGDLTRPTADRTRETLFNMLASRLGSFEDLHVLDLFAGSGALGLEALSRGAASCLFVEQDASAIKAIRANIDALGARQRATVQQGSVLSLGPAKKAHELILLDPPYETGAGIVALDRMLRLGWIDATTWIALETRSNEEVSLKSLRIEAERKVGKAKLTILRLDT from the coding sequence GTGAGGATTATTGCTGGCGAATGGCGTGGGCGCAAACTCGTCGCACCTCCGGGTGATCTGACGCGTCCCACGGCAGATCGCACCCGCGAAACCCTTTTCAACATGCTGGCGAGCAGGCTTGGAAGTTTCGAGGACCTGCACGTACTCGACCTGTTTGCCGGTTCGGGCGCACTCGGACTGGAGGCTTTGTCGCGTGGCGCTGCATCCTGCCTTTTCGTCGAGCAGGATGCTTCCGCCATCAAGGCCATTCGTGCCAATATCGATGCACTCGGCGCGCGCCAGCGTGCGACCGTGCAACAGGGCTCCGTCCTATCGCTCGGCCCGGCGAAAAAGGCCCACGAGCTGATCTTGCTCGATCCGCCCTACGAAACGGGAGCAGGAATTGTCGCGCTCGACCGAATGCTGCGGCTGGGCTGGATCGATGCGACGACCTGGATCGCTCTCGAAACGAGATCGAACGAAGAGGTTTCGCTGAAGTCGCTGCGCATCGAAGCGGAGCGCAAGGTCGGCAAGGCCAAGCTGACAATTCTTCGCCTCGACACCTGA
- the trpA gene encoding tryptophan synthase subunit alpha — MTRFSNAFSKPHPALVCFITAGDGDTAANLDALVAGGADVIELGMPFTDPMADGPAIQSANLRSLGAGTTTADVFQIAADFRQRHPDIPLVLMGYANPMVRRGPEWFAQACTDAGIDGVICVDIPPEEDDALGPALRDKGISPIRLATPTTDAKRLPQVLEGSSGFLYYVSVAGITGLQQAAQASIEDAVARLKAATDLPVAVGFGVRTPEQAGEIAKVADGVVVGSALVEIVGRYGNDAPAKLRELTAGLAKAVHSAARG; from the coding sequence ATGACCCGCTTCTCCAACGCTTTCTCAAAGCCCCACCCCGCCCTCGTCTGCTTCATCACTGCGGGCGACGGCGACACGGCGGCCAATCTCGACGCGCTGGTCGCGGGCGGCGCGGATGTGATCGAGCTGGGCATGCCCTTTACCGATCCGATGGCCGACGGCCCCGCGATCCAGTCGGCGAACCTGCGCTCGCTCGGTGCCGGTACGACCACCGCCGACGTTTTCCAGATCGCCGCCGATTTCCGCCAGCGGCACCCTGACATCCCGCTGGTGCTGATGGGCTATGCCAACCCGATGGTTCGGCGTGGCCCCGAGTGGTTTGCACAGGCGTGTACCGACGCAGGCATCGACGGAGTGATCTGCGTCGATATTCCGCCGGAAGAGGACGACGCGCTCGGTCCGGCGCTGCGCGACAAGGGGATTTCCCCGATCCGCCTCGCCACCCCTACCACCGATGCCAAGCGTCTTCCGCAGGTGCTCGAGGGGTCGTCGGGCTTCCTCTACTACGTCTCGGTCGCGGGCATCACCGGCCTCCAGCAAGCCGCGCAGGCCAGCATCGAAGACGCGGTTGCAAGGCTCAAGGCCGCCACCGACCTGCCTGTCGCGGTCGGTTTCGGCGTGCGCACACCTGAACAGGCGGGCGAGATTGCCAAGGTTGCCGATGGCGTAGTGGTCGGTTCGGCGTTGGTCGAGATTGTCGGACGTTACGGCAATGATGCTCCGGCAAAGCTGCGCGAACTCACGGCAGGTCTTGCCAAGGCGGTGCATTCGGCGGCAAGGGGCTAA
- a CDS encoding aromatic ring-hydroxylating oxygenase subunit alpha — translation MSAVDTKNSSRRPTDGMIALARDIAEGRKRDAADASTVPAQVYTDPEYWAREKAAIYDRLPQILCPSALLPDPGMAVPHDATGRPLLITRDASGDVHVFLNVCRHRGTRLVEGSEVQCAKKLVCPYHAWTYSVDGRLLALPRPDTFPGLDKGGYGLVELPSRETGGLIWFCPREDTADFALAEKLGEDFDALGMGEQVLFRRKTHSVAGNWKLIMDAFLESYHVTRLHAKTIGPFFKDGATSGDMIGPHSRSAVGRLEEMEGVDLANMGELRRVVTFAYQMLPGALVIPSPDYINLMVMMPQSHDHTLVEDFMLIPEHPATDKARDHWERSWALLDGGVFASEDFRAAELGQQGLSTGAIPFLTLGTMEGGIRRFHETVEEALRAAN, via the coding sequence ATGAGCGCTGTCGACACCAAAAATTCCTCGCGCCGCCCGACCGACGGAATGATCGCACTCGCGCGCGACATCGCCGAAGGCCGGAAGCGCGATGCCGCCGATGCCAGCACCGTGCCGGCGCAGGTCTATACCGATCCTGAATACTGGGCACGCGAGAAGGCGGCGATCTACGACCGCCTGCCGCAAATCCTGTGCCCTTCGGCGCTGCTGCCCGATCCGGGCATGGCGGTGCCGCACGACGCCACGGGCCGCCCCCTCCTCATCACCCGTGATGCATCGGGCGATGTTCATGTCTTCCTCAACGTCTGCCGCCACCGCGGCACGCGACTGGTCGAAGGCAGCGAGGTGCAATGCGCCAAGAAGCTGGTCTGCCCTTACCACGCGTGGACCTATTCGGTGGACGGGCGCCTTCTCGCCCTGCCCCGCCCCGACACTTTCCCCGGTCTCGACAAAGGCGGCTACGGCCTGGTCGAGCTGCCTTCCAGGGAAACCGGCGGCCTGATCTGGTTCTGCCCGCGCGAGGATACTGCGGACTTCGCGCTGGCCGAGAAGCTTGGCGAGGATTTCGATGCCCTCGGCATGGGCGAACAGGTACTGTTCCGTCGCAAGACCCATTCGGTCGCGGGCAACTGGAAGCTCATCATGGATGCCTTCCTCGAGAGCTATCACGTCACCCGCCTGCACGCGAAGACGATCGGCCCGTTCTTCAAGGACGGTGCGACCAGCGGCGACATGATCGGCCCGCATTCGCGCAGCGCGGTCGGACGGCTGGAGGAAATGGAAGGCGTCGACCTTGCGAATATGGGCGAGCTGCGCCGTGTCGTTACTTTCGCCTACCAGATGCTGCCCGGCGCACTCGTCATTCCCAGCCCCGACTACATCAACCTCATGGTGATGATGCCTCAGTCGCACGATCACACGCTGGTGGAGGACTTCATGCTCATTCCCGAGCACCCGGCAACCGACAAGGCGCGCGACCACTGGGAGCGCAGCTGGGCACTGCTCGACGGCGGGGTTTTCGCCTCCGAAGACTTCCGTGCCGCCGAGCTCGGCCAGCAGGGCTTGTCGACCGGTGCCATTCCGTTCCTGACGCTCGGGACCATGGAAGGCGGCATCAGGCGCTTCCACGAGACGGTCGAGGAAGCCTTGCGCGCAGCCAACTGA